The Candidatus Amarolinea dominans genome has a segment encoding these proteins:
- a CDS encoding PAS domain S-box protein: MKLPRISTDQRVALLYAAFGGLWIALSDRILATLARDVAALTIMQTYKGWAFVVISAALIYSLLRRDLALRNRAENTLRASERAYQTLANISPVGIFRTDPDGATTYVNPMWSEITGLLQDKALGDGWLAAVHPDDQEKLRRDWQESTAQQKPSFSDYRFVRSDGTMAWVMGQATPEIAADGQITGYVGTITDITERKQHEEAVHRRAEEFAALYEVGRETTAQTDLPRLLETITQQSARLLKASDATIYLYDAAKDELELAAANAYALPRGSRFPVSQGISGAVIRERQAKIVDDYRTWSSRRSELQHVDLRAVALVPLIHREEIIGALAVAEIGNDRKYTAADTRLLELLASQAASAIQNARLRAELETYNRELEARVAQRTEELSDALLQAQDADRLKSVFLATMSHELRTPLNSIIGFSGILLQGLAGPLNAEQSKQLGMVRDSARHLLALINDVLDISKIEAGQLRVERAPFAMRSVIESAVRAVSPLAQKKELALHQVIAAEVGDICSDRRRVEQILLNLLSNAIKFTEQGGVRLECRVQGKWLDTSVSDSGMGIRPEDLGSLFEPFRQLETGLNRRHEGTGLGLAICKNLVRLLGGEIHVESEWGKGSVFTFMLPLDA; this comes from the coding sequence TTGAAATTACCTCGTATCTCGACGGACCAGCGGGTGGCGCTGCTCTACGCGGCCTTCGGCGGGCTCTGGATCGCGCTGTCGGATCGTATTCTGGCGACGTTGGCGCGCGATGTGGCCGCGCTAACAATCATGCAGACCTACAAGGGCTGGGCCTTTGTGGTCATCAGCGCTGCTTTGATCTATTCGCTGCTCAGGCGCGATCTGGCGCTGCGCAACCGCGCCGAAAACACGCTGCGCGCCAGCGAACGGGCTTATCAAACTCTCGCCAACATCTCTCCCGTTGGCATCTTTCGCACCGATCCTGACGGCGCCACCACCTACGTCAATCCCATGTGGAGCGAAATCACCGGGCTGTTGCAGGACAAGGCGTTGGGCGACGGCTGGCTGGCGGCGGTCCACCCAGACGATCAAGAGAAGCTGCGCCGGGACTGGCAGGAATCAACGGCGCAGCAGAAACCCTCTTTTTCGGATTATCGGTTTGTGCGGTCAGATGGGACGATGGCCTGGGTGATGGGACAGGCGACGCCTGAGATCGCTGCCGATGGTCAGATCACGGGCTATGTGGGCACGATTACCGACATCACCGAACGCAAACAGCATGAGGAGGCCGTGCATCGCCGCGCGGAAGAGTTTGCCGCCCTGTACGAGGTTGGGCGTGAGACTACGGCCCAAACCGATCTGCCCCGCCTGCTCGAAACCATCACCCAACAGTCGGCGCGCCTGCTCAAGGCGTCAGATGCGACGATTTACCTGTACGATGCAGCGAAAGACGAGTTGGAACTGGCCGCCGCCAACGCCTACGCGCTGCCGCGTGGTTCACGCTTTCCCGTGAGCCAGGGCATCTCCGGCGCGGTGATTCGCGAGCGCCAGGCGAAGATCGTCGACGACTACCGCACGTGGAGCAGCCGCCGATCCGAATTGCAGCATGTTGACCTGCGCGCCGTGGCCCTGGTGCCCTTGATTCATCGGGAGGAGATCATCGGTGCGTTGGCTGTCGCTGAAATCGGCAATGACCGAAAGTACACGGCGGCCGACACGCGCCTGTTGGAGCTGCTGGCCTCACAGGCCGCGAGTGCCATTCAGAATGCGCGACTGCGCGCCGAACTGGAGACCTACAACAGGGAACTGGAGGCGCGCGTGGCGCAGCGCACCGAGGAATTGAGCGATGCGCTGCTGCAAGCGCAGGACGCCGACCGGTTGAAGTCGGTTTTTCTGGCCACCATGTCGCATGAACTGCGCACGCCGCTCAACTCGATCATCGGCTTTAGCGGCATTCTCCTGCAGGGGCTGGCGGGGCCGCTCAACGCGGAGCAGAGCAAACAGCTGGGCATGGTGCGCGACAGCGCCCGTCACCTGCTGGCGCTGATCAACGATGTGCTGGACATTTCCAAGATCGAAGCCGGGCAGTTGCGCGTGGAACGCGCGCCGTTTGCCATGCGCAGCGTCATCGAGAGCGCCGTGCGCGCGGTGTCGCCGCTGGCGCAGAAAAAGGAACTGGCGCTCCACCAAGTCATAGCTGCTGAGGTGGGCGACATCTGCAGCGACCGGCGCCGCGTCGAACAAATTCTGCTCAACTTGCTCAGCAACGCGATCAAGTTCACGGAGCAGGGCGGGGTGCGGCTGGAATGCCGGGTGCAGGGAAAGTGGCTGGATACGAGCGTGAGCGACAGCGGCATGGGCATCCGCCCGGAAGACCTGGGCAGTCTCTTCGAGCCGTTTCGCCAGTTGGAGACCGGCCTGAATCGCCGGCATGAGGGCACCGGGCTGGGCCTGGCGATCTGTAAGAACCTGGTGCGCTTGCTGGGCGGTGAAATTCACGTCGAGAGCGAATGGGGCAAGGGCAGCGTCTTCACCTTCATGCTGCCCCTGGACGCGTAA
- a CDS encoding response regulator encodes MANILVIEDNEQNLYLTTFILERRGHRVTAARDGRQGIQLAQELCPALMLLDIQLPVMDGYAVAEALRRNPALTHIPIVAVTSYAMAGDRERILAAGCNGYIEKPINPETFMTEVESFLSATEIPLAGVD; translated from the coding sequence ATGGCAAACATCCTGGTGATCGAAGACAACGAACAGAACCTCTACCTGACCACTTTCATTTTGGAACGGCGCGGCCATCGGGTGACTGCGGCGCGCGACGGCCGCCAGGGCATTCAACTGGCGCAAGAACTGTGCCCCGCGCTCATGCTGCTGGACATTCAACTGCCCGTGATGGACGGCTACGCGGTGGCCGAAGCGCTGCGCAGGAACCCCGCGCTGACGCACATTCCCATCGTGGCCGTCACCTCCTATGCGATGGCCGGCGACCGTGAGCGCATCCTGGCCGCGGGCTGTAACGGTTACATCGAAAAACCGATCAATCCCGAAACTTTCATGACCGAAGTCGAGTCGTTCTTGTCGGCGACAGAGATTCCCCTCGCAGGGGTGGATTGA